A segment of the Lolium perenne isolate Kyuss_39 chromosome 3, Kyuss_2.0, whole genome shotgun sequence genome:
AAAAGGCTTTTCCAAGCTTAATAGACTACATCTGCAATCTTAATAGTATGAACATCCGCAAGATTAAGAACTGAACTTATAGGCTTCTATCCTAACTAATCAAGAGACAAAAACCTTAATAACATGTCACTTTGTTCAGACAACACATACAGATTACTGTAGCTGCACAAGCCTGAACTGAAACCAATTTTATTATGGGAAGTGTAGGTTATTATTGTCAGGCGCGAATAAAGTTTATTTTGTATCCACTCGTTCTCTACCTCCAAATAACTAAAACTCCCTGCAGATTTCGCTGAGTTGATATTTGGTGTTGGCTTTGAAAATAAAGTCCAGTTGGCGCCCGTTGGTTGTTTCCTTCAGGAAAACAATAGGTGATTTATCTACTACTAATATATTAAAGAGACAGCAATGTACAAAATAAGAGGGGAATTACATAAGCTGGCAGTTCAGAAGTAGTGGCAGCGTGGCGGCGTCTTCGGGCAGGGACAGATCAAAGGCCACCAACGCTGCAGCTGCATGTCCAATCCacgctcctccttctccttcttcgtcCTGAGAAGATAGAAAGATTGAGACAATGAAGAGAAAAACTGAGAGATGACGCGCTGCAACTACACAAACATCATTTGTTTACCTCCTGTTGAGTACTGTCGCGCTCCTCCCAGCGACGAGACAGCGCGTGACGGCAGTTCGAGCCACTGGCGATGCTGCTCCCACTATCGGCCAACTGTTCAGCCCGGCCACAACATTTCGCAGCAACGAGCTCGACGGCGTGGCGCAGCATGGTCTGTGCTTCTCCTGCCCAGTGCCGCAAAGAAGTAGCTTGGTCTGCCTCCGTCGCTTCACTCCTCTTGCCGCCGTGCACGATGAAGAATGATAGGGCTGGAGGAAGCGGCCCCGAACCAGCTGCCGTATAGGCTTCCATCCTAACTAATCAAGAGACAAAAACCTTAATAACATGTCACTTTGTTCAGACAACACGTACAAATTAGTGTAGTTGCACAAGCCTGAACTGAAACTAATTTTATTATGGGAAGTGTAGGTTCTTATTGTCATGAACGAATAAAGTTTATTTTGTGTCCACTCGAGTTCTCTACCTCTAAATAACTAATACCCCTACAAAAATCCAAAATTAGTTTCACTTACAAAAATATCAGAGAAATATAGCCTTGTTCTATGCTAGACCGACAACTCGAGTTACTCTCATTTAGGGCAAAATTTTAGGAAAAACGAAATTCTTGAGTAAACAACAGAGCAATATAAGATTTGGTTAATCTCTCCCTTAGAGGATTTTTGTCAAACACCTTGTAGGCATAGATAAACTAAAATCTGCACAAACAAAGATGAGGATATGTGGGAGATCGGAGAGAGAAAAGCATGCAAAACAAAGATGATAGGATGTGGGGATTatagagagaggagagagggacGGACCTGTAGGTGGGCTGCTGCTTTTCTGCTCCTCTCCACCTAGCGCCACCCCCATAGCCGCCCTTTTCTGCTCCACCTCCGGCCCAGAGCTGCCCCTCACTGCTCCTAGGAGCAATGCGAGCAGGACGGCGGGGAGAGGGAGCAGTGGGGAACATGAGCTTGGAATCCAACCTGGCGAACCAGAGACAGAGTATTATGGCCGGCACGCGGATGgctaggaagacgacgacctgcagAAGAGTCTGAAGCTGCTCACCTCGGATTGGTGTCCTCGCCGCCCCGTGCTCCGCCTCTCCGCCGCCGGACCGAAGCTCTGCGGCGCCGCCGACGCCCTCCTGCGCCACGTCGACGCGCGCTTCGAGGGCAAGCCCACCGTCGCGCCGCCCCTGCGTGCGGGATTGGGGGAGAGCGTGGCTCCGCTCGGCCGCCCCGTGGTCCGCCTCTCCGCCGCCGGCCCAGAGCTCTGCAGCACCGCCGACGCCCTCCTGCGCCACGTCGACGCCGTCGCGCCGCCCCTGCGTGCGGGATTGGAGGAGAGCCTGGACTGGGGGCATGCGCGGATTGGGGAGTTAGGCTAGGGTTTGGACCGTGGGCTGCCTATTTTAACCGTCTGACGAAGAGCAATCTCACCCGCAGTCACCGACAGGCGGGCGCGGATGATGGTGGGGCCACTTGCAGCAAGAGGCGGGTAGCACATGGTCATTGTAAGACTTTATATAGTGGGAGGAGAGGCAACAATGAACGGACCAGATACGCCGATGAAATAATCCGACGGTCCACGTGCTCAGGTAGCTGTGAGACCCCCTATGGGGGCatcgtttatacctttagataGCTTCCGTTTGAGAAAGcaaaagaagaagaggacagcTCACGAGAGTTTCCAAGCCAAGGATAGAAAAAAAAAGGTGGCTCTGCATGCCCTGGGAATCCTTCATAGGATTGAATAGTTGCAATGTATGCGGAACGAATCAGTTAGGCTTGCTACAGCGCAAAGGAAACAACAGCGGCTCGGCTATTACGATGGAAAATGCTTTCAATCAGGCGGAGGCTTGGTTTCTCGCAGCCTCCGGCTCGTGCGCCCTTCGATCCGTCCGATCGGCGCCGCTGACCGCACATGTGAGGCGGGACCCACCACCTACCTTATCTCCTTCCTGGACTCCCCCATCCACTCAATCTAGCGATACGCTattttctcctttctcctctaGCCCAGGTCGCAGACAACCATGATGGCCACCATCGCCTCTCCTCTTCCCCTCGCCGGCTCCCGTGCCCAAACCCGCCGCGGCCCTGCAGTTCGCGTCGCCGCGCACCATCGCATCTGGCGCCTCCCCTGCAGCTCGCAACTCTCAGCCTCTCCCGTC
Coding sequences within it:
- the LOC127343113 gene encoding uncharacterized protein isoform X8, which translates into the protein MPPVQALLQSRTQGRRDGVDVAQEGVGGAAELWAGGGEADHGAAERSHALPQSRTQGRRDGGLALEARVDVAQEGVGGAAELRSGGGEAEHGAARTPIRGWIPSSCSPLLPLPAVLLALLLGAVRGSSGPEVEQKRAAMGVALGGEEQKSSSPPTVRMEAYTAAGSGPLPPALSFFIVHGGKRSEATEADQATSLRHWAGEAQTMLRHAVELVAAKCCGRAEQLADSGSSIASGSNCRHALSRRWEERDSTQQEDEEGEGGAWIGHAAAALVAFDLSLPEDAATLPLLLNCQLICSLLSLEKPFQVVHTDVLIKKQ
- the LOC127343113 gene encoding uncharacterized protein isoform X6, with amino-acid sequence MPPVQALLQSRTQGRRDGVDVAQEGVGGAAELWAGGGEADHGAAERSHALPQSRTQGRRDGGLALEARVDVAQEGVGGAAELRSGGGEAEHGAARTPIRGWIPSSCSPLLPLPAVLLALLLGAVRGSSGPEVEQKRAAMGVALGGEEQKSSSPPTVRMEAYTAAGSGPLPPALSFFIVHGGKRSEATEADQATSLRHWAGEAQTMLRHAVELVAAKCCGRAEQLADSGSSIASGSNCRHALSRRWEERDSTQQEDEEGEGGAWIGHAAAALVAFDLSLPEDAATLPLLLNCQLMKQPTGANWTLFSKPTPNINSAKSAGSFSYLEIADVVY
- the LOC127343113 gene encoding uncharacterized protein isoform X7 encodes the protein MPPVQALLQSRTQGRRDGVDVAQEGVGGAAELWAGGGEADHGAAERSHALPQSRTQGRRDGGLALEARVDVAQEGVGGAAELRSGGGEAEHGAARTPIRGWIPSSCSPLLPLPAVLLALLLGAVRGSSGPEVEQKRAAMGVALGGEEQKSSSPPTVRMEAYTAAGSGPLPPALSFFIVHGGKRSEATEADQATSLRHWAGEAQTMLRHAVELVAAKCCGRAEQLADSGSSIASGSNCRHALSRRWEERDSTQQEDEEGEGGAWIGHAAAALVAFDLSLPEDAATLPLLLNCQLMKQPTGANWTLFSKPTPNINSAKSAGSFSYLEM
- the LOC127343113 gene encoding uncharacterized protein isoform X5 gives rise to the protein MPPVQALLQSRTQGRRDGVDVAQEGVGGAAELWAGGGEADHGAAERSHALPQSRTQGRRDGGLALEARVDVAQEGVGGAAELRSGGGEAEHGAARTPIRGWIPSSCSPLLPLPAVLLALLLGAVRGSSGPEVEQKRAAMGVALGGEEQKSSSPPTVRMEAYTAAGSGPLPPALSFFIVHGGKRSEATEADQATSLRHWAGEAQTMLRHAVELVAAKCCGRAEQLADSGSSIASGSNCRHALSRRWEERDSTQQEDEEGEGGAWIGHAAAALVAFDLSLPEDAATLPLLLNCQLMKQPTGANWTLFSKPTPNINSAKSAGSFSYLEVENEWIQNKLYSRLTIITYTSHNKIGFSSGLCSYSNLYVLSEQSDMLLRFLSLD
- the LOC127343113 gene encoding uncharacterized protein isoform X9; amino-acid sequence: MPPVQALLQSRTQGRRDGVDVAQEGVGGAAELWAGGGEADHGAAERSHALPQSRTQGRRDGGLALEARVDVAQEGVGGAAELRSGGGEAEHGAARTPIRGWIPSSCSPLLPLPAVLLALLLGAVRGSSGPEVEQKRAAMGVALGGEEQKSSSPPTVRMEAYTAAGSGPLPPALSFFIVHGGKRSEATEADQATSLRHWAGEAQTMLRHAVELVAAKCCGRAEQLADSGSSIASGSNCRHALSRRWEERDSTQQEDEEGEGGAWIGHAAAALVAFDLSLPEDAATLPLLLNCQLMYAYPR
- the LOC127343113 gene encoding uncharacterized protein isoform X1, which encodes MPPVQALLQSRTQGRRDGVDVAQEGVGGAAELWAGGGEADHGAAERSHALPQSRTQGRRDGGLALEARVDVAQEGVGGAAELRSGGGEAEHGAARTPIRGWIPSSCSPLLPLPAVLLALLLGAVRGSSGPEVEQKRAAMGVALGGEEQKSSSPPTVRMEAYTAAGSGPLPPALSFFIVHGGKRSEATEADQATSLRHWAGEAQTMLRHAVELVAAKCCGRAEQLADSGSSIASGSNCRHALSRRWEERDSTQQEDEEGEGGAWIGHAAAALVAFDLSLPEDAATLPLLLNCQLMSGLQCKSGFFFLQRKILLQSSRVPWVSSTYYYWALCAKPNREFPWYLHGVESLIKTRALRSSVLGPTGPETCSPAACYHIPHQYIGHNQIISSGFFLMQPEQLGFRQCVSLRFKG
- the LOC127343113 gene encoding uncharacterized protein isoform X4; the protein is MPPVQALLQSRTQGRRDGVDVAQEGVGGAAELWAGGGEADHGAAERSHALPQSRTQGRRDGGLALEARVDVAQEGVGGAAELRSGGGEAEHGAARTPIRGWIPSSCSPLLPLPAVLLALLLGAVRGSSGPEVEQKRAAMGVALGGEEQKSSSPPTVRMEAYTAAGSGPLPPALSFFIVHGGKRSEATEADQATSLRHWAGEAQTMLRHAVELVAAKCCGRAEQLADSGSSIASGSNCRHALSRRWEERDSTQQEDEEGEGGAWIGHAAAALVAFDLSLPEDAATLPLLLNCQLMSGLQCKSGFFFLQRKILLQSSRVPWVSSTYYYWALCAKPNREFPWYLHGVESLIKTRALRSSVLGPTGPETCSPAACYHIPHQYIAKYLFT
- the LOC127343113 gene encoding uncharacterized protein isoform X2; amino-acid sequence: MPPVQALLQSRTQGRRDGVDVAQEGVGGAAELWAGGGEADHGAAERSHALPQSRTQGRRDGGLALEARVDVAQEGVGGAAELRSGGGEAEHGAARTPIRGWIPSSCSPLLPLPAVLLALLLGAVRGSSGPEVEQKRAAMGVALGGEEQKSSSPPTVRMEAYTAAGSGPLPPALSFFIVHGGKRSEATEADQATSLRHWAGEAQTMLRHAVELVAAKCCGRAEQLADSGSSIASGSNCRHALSRRWEERDSTQQEDEEGEGGAWIGHAAAALVAFDLSLPEDAATLPLLLNCQLMSGLQCKSGFFFLQRKILLQSSRVPWVSSTYYYWALCAKPNREFPWYLHGVESLIKTRALRSSVLGPTGPETCSPAACYHIPHQYIEDSNNKEVEYQRTSNCHVIVVLI
- the LOC127343113 gene encoding uncharacterized protein isoform X3, with protein sequence MPPVQALLQSRTQGRRDGVDVAQEGVGGAAELWAGGGEADHGAAERSHALPQSRTQGRRDGGLALEARVDVAQEGVGGAAELRSGGGEAEHGAARTPIRGWIPSSCSPLLPLPAVLLALLLGAVRGSSGPEVEQKRAAMGVALGGEEQKSSSPPTVRMEAYTAAGSGPLPPALSFFIVHGGKRSEATEADQATSLRHWAGEAQTMLRHAVELVAAKCCGRAEQLADSGSSIASGSNCRHALSRRWEERDSTQQEDEEGEGGAWIGHAAAALVAFDLSLPEDAATLPLLLNCQLMSGLQCKSGFFFLQRKILLQSSRVPWVSSTYYYWALCAKPNREFPWYLHGVESLIKTRALRSSVLGPTGPETCSPAACYHIPHQYIEDSNNKEQSIYLRKL